The DNA sequence ATCCGTACTTTTATTGTGGGCTCCCTAAAATACGCAGCATCATCACCTCCATATTATGTCTGTTAGGGACCAACACATTCACCACATTTCAATGACTTtcatcttttaattttatttatcactTGAACTTTTAGTCAAACCATTTAAAAGCAGGGATTCACTAAAATAttcattagaaaagaaaaaaaaaattgtttggtgAAAAGCTCACATCCTCTCCTCCTCCTTAATCTTGCTTTGATGATTATGACTCAAATAGTTGTTTCCTTTATGAAAATGAGTTCAATTCTGATCAGTGCACAGAGCTAACGGTTTGAAGCTTACAATTCATGAAAGTCCCAACTCaaaaaatttatttgcccaCAAAAGATTTTTCAAATCAAACAATTATACATTATTAACTCATCATTGCTTTTGAGTAACCAATGCTTTATTTTAGCCATATTCAGTAGTTTCTAAATATTcactataaattaaaaaaaaaaaaaccaaatattCACTATAAATGAGTCTCTAATTTGTATTAGTTGTATGCTGGCCACTAAAAGGGCTGATATTTTAAATTCTATATTGACAAAAATTTCTTTAGCTTGTGCCAATGGTTGTGCCCaaacaataaaattagaaaaaagtccataaattcaacaatctcaatagttcaaagggcatttttaacgaccttaaaagttcgggggcatgatttggtacatgtcaaagttcagggggcaaaaatcctaattagccttaaaataattgtaaaatacacatatttatttttcttatttttagaaCCAACACACCACACCATCTCAtctcaaatatataataatacataTGTGGctaattaggaatatataaatatttcttgatattttgacatatatcaaaatcatcttttaaaaatttgtagaccattaaaatttattaagatttttgaattcaaattttttttattaattttattaagggTTGCGTGATGATAATTGACATGCTCGAATATAAGTTAGTACTTGTTAAAGTTCACAAATATGATTTAATATATGAACAATCACTACTATGATGAGCATCCGTTAATGAAATTGAAAGTAAATTCTTAAATCTGAAAATATGTGATTGATAGTTGATACTATACATTCgtgtattttaaaaatagtgTAAGCACTGttgttttataataaatttacattttatttaacgATTCTGAAAATTAAAACTACTAATTGGTATTATTTATGTGTGAATacaaattaactaaaaaatacatttaagtatgaaattaataatttttttttatataataaaaaattagtacATGTTACTAGCTCTACTAAATACTAATTTGCTAATAAGCTACAAttagataattttattttttattttggttatagaatttcaaatttcaagtaTAACTGAAATGTAAATATTATAGGTGACTACAATAAGAATTAAGGGTATTCACATCCAATAGATTTAGACCCAACTGATCCAatcaaattatttattggatattgaaTTTTGTCATCTGATCCAATCGAATTGAGTTATCCGATCCGATCtaatatattgaattggatcggtTCCAACCATTGGATGCATTGATTGGTTttctattggattggattgaatccatccaatccattttagctaccatttaagttgatttcattaaaaaaaatatatatatatataattcaaaaaCTAATAATCCAATATACATAATAAACAACTTAATTCTCATGATCTCATAATAAAACtgtcaaaaaataaaacttattcaaTACGCATCGATAATTTTATTAGCGTTTAGGAATATgagaattaatattttagataagttttttttttctttaatctcatgtgttaaatgtatattaaccaattatatattttttttttaaataaaatatattacatatataaaattataaatgtattttaaaaatatataaatgcaaTTGAATGACCATTGAATGATAATTGAATTGGTTTGGTCGGTTATTCATTGAATCGGATGTCCTATCCAACAACTGATTCAATCCAActggattttcaaaatttacatctgatccgatccaattatgattggatatccgaTTCTATTGGATTGGTCAGTTGTAATTGAATTGAATGACTTTCTACACACCCATAACAAGAACCATCTAAAAATGAActtttgaaagaaagaaaaagaaagagactaagaaaatacttttataataattaaaatagacgAAGttgatattaaataaatagacaGTTGATTGACTCAATACTTAGTTGATTGTATATCAAAAGCGCCCTAATATCTTAGGTGCATTAGAGAAATATTAAAAGATACTAGTAGTGTTTAGTATCTTTTTATGTGTCAATATTGCTATTAATACTACTAAATATCggatctcatataatttaatgtaataacttttaTGGAGTATCACTAGCCAACCACAAGGTGACATGTCTATAAGAGCTAAGCACCACTAGTGGCCAGCACATTAAAAGAGTTGGAGCTAGTGTTAGGCGTAGTTAAAGATGATTTGGGCTAGCTACGCCTCGTACTTGGCGGCTTAGCCCCCAACATATCCTTTTTCTTGGGCCAATATATATGATGTCTTGAATCCAACTTTGAGTTTATGTCACCACTAGGACCGGTCTTAAGGTATATGGGATTTAAggcaaaattaaattttggggtCCTTATATATAgttggctaattaggatttttgctccctgaactttgacatgtactgaatcatgccccctaaacttttaaaGTCGTTATAGatgcccctgaactattgagattgttgaatttaaagacctttttccaattttattaAAGATCGCGTGATGTGAACGGAAATTCAAGAATACAATTCTGGTTCTTGTTAAAGTTCACCaaaataatttagtatatgaATAATCTCTTGATTAGTGTccactataaaattaaaacaaaaatttttaaatggaacaatgtaattaatatatatacatgtatgtattttaaaaatagtataaTCGAGTGCTGTGATATAATAAATCCACATTTTGTTCTACAACTCAAAAAAGTAGAACTGCTATTATTCACGTGAATgcatattaattcaaaaattagtaaattgttataaaataatataaagtgaatgagaagaaagaagaagaagagagaaagagaatttctgagttgtttattccaattaGGTGaactcctatttatacaaatacaagaaaattaatagtaataaataaaagatttgaacatccacataattattaacatttataacatatatatttttcttttgaaaaagaattaataaataatattagctGTACTAAATAGCAATTCGCTAATAAGCTAAACTAGAAATGAAAAATATTCTTTGTTTTGGTTATATTTTTAAGGGATTTTTACATAGTATACTGTATTTTTgcattttattacttttatactgcTATAcggtaaaaattacaaaaatactgtacaTTTATACTGTCATACTTGTCACTTTGCATgtctttctctatttttttttattgatcaattttttaaaaaaattgttgatGTGATGCTCATGGTCAAATCATGGCAGctcatatttaaaaaaaaaaaagtgataaataaaaaaaattatatattatatttattttataattacacgTTATCCCACATTTcatcatttcaatttttttcatcaTCTTAAGTTATTCATCTCCCTCAcatgttcatcttcttcttcatgttcttcttcttttttttttttttttttttttttacaaagccATACAATTGTGCTTGAGCTTTAGCCCTCAAGATGTGCTTGAAGAGAGAGAGACCAGTAGACAGAGAGCCTATCCTTGAGAATATCTTCAAGAAGAACAatacaaaggaagaagaagaacagtAGACAACTCAAGCTttctaagtaaaaaaaaaaatctcttcttttctttatttattttttctagaacaacataaactttactgagtttttgctatttttactaattatatttttttttccttttttggggTTATGTTTTGGCTCTGatggtttattttgttattgttttattattgttttaatgttattttactgttgttttcttttatttttttatatcattttttttaaaatattattgtacTGCTTTATTTTTAATAGCAATAgggaaataataaaatttgcaTTTAAGTTATTTCTTCAGTATCATATACTTCAATATATGTTcagttttcttttgttgttccactgttgttttttagctgttctcattcttttcatttttgatgTCTCATTCTATATGTTCTTTTGTTGTGCCCTAGCTTCCCACATTTACTgcattttttatgttgttttttttttcccagCCAGCTtccatcattattttttttttggtcttcTAGATTTTCCCACTTTAATGGAAGGTAAGTCTTTTACTGTCCATAATTCTTTCATTCTGGTTaccttatataaatatttagtaATTGGTTTAACATGTGTAATTTAAAACCAATATAGTGGAACAACCCAAAAACAACATTAGAAAAACCATGACAACCCTaatattaatagttttaatgAATCTGCTTCATCTCACCGGATTTAATGGTTGTTTTTCGGTTGTTCTGGTGTTATTGTGGTGGTTTCTGTGTGTGGGTGTAGAAGATGGACCCTCGTTTTTTATTTTCGgtgtttacagtataaaagaaaaaaaaaagtcctaAAACAGTATAAAAGATTTTTACCGTGTGGCAGTATTTTTATAAGAATTAGGtcaaaatacagtatttttgtaagtttccctattTTTAAAGAGAAAGTAAATATCATCATAGGTGACAAATAACCATCCAAATATGAACTTGTAAAAAAGAGATTACTAGAAAGtgcttttataattattaaaatagataATGTTgacaataactaaaataaacaaagttattCATCCAacacttaattaataaaaatacaacCATCCTCGTTGTGATCTTGGTGCAATTAGATTTTATAcaatttcaaataataaattttaaagatCACTACCTCtaaaaaaagtatgaaaaactcgtttttttatcaattaatcaaatctacctctaattttatatttaattgaaacataaatTAACTCTTATAAAGAATTTACATAGAGAGTATATTAAAGTAACAAGagtaaaattgataaaatatttataaaaaaaataaaaataaaaaagaataatataacAAGAATATAGAGTCTAAtttccaataaaaaaaaatggcagcAAAGGCCTACTTAACTAACTAATATCCAAAGCGCTGTGTCTTCCTAGGGAAGATAAAAGAGTTGGTGTTAATGTTAGGCCTAGTTGAAGATGATTTGGGCCAGTCAAAGTTAGGAGGCTTCCTACCTGGAGGTGTACCCCAACGTAATATTTTTAAACCTTTGGGCCAATATTTACAACGTCTTGATGAATCCAACCTTGAGTTCATGTAAAGAGGACCCGACATTTTAAACCAGATAGCCAACCCACGCTTCGGTATAAATTTTGACCAAACCTTAGCTAGGTAAGTACCCCTATCATTGCCCATCAATATTAAATAATGTGTGAATGAATTCAAATTCCAGTTCACAACACGTCCTTGATTAACTTGGACCACATATTTAAGTTCCACCTCATTGTCCTGAACATTATCAAACAATATTAATTACATCATATGTATGTATCATTCATAAAGTAGCCAAACATGTGTGTATACATCATATATATTACGAACCTACCATTCTCTTGCTATGCTCTTTCATTACAAATATTGCCATTGCTAAAAATGGACGAGGTACAAATCGAGTTCCATACTCCGCAGGGAAAAATCCCTATATC is a window from the Cannabis sativa cultivar Pink pepper isolate KNU-18-1 chromosome 1, ASM2916894v1, whole genome shotgun sequence genome containing:
- the LOC115706066 gene encoding uncharacterized protein LOC115706066 isoform X4, with the translated sequence MDNQDAAAAAEPVKAKALRKYPFGAASELGVIKKPLPYPLLIGLPPVNEPAKAPGNYPYDNPFKGVPYRFSRLPPIIEHQPAGSSPGEAAKIIWRSYRRCSGMHLTLADIFIDESIDLDENYEEKNDKGFFPAEYGTRFVPRPFLAMAIFVMKEHSKRMDNEVELKYVVQVNQGRVVNWNLNSFTHYLILMGNDRGTYLAKVWSKFIPKRGLAIWFKMSGPLYMNSRLDSSRRCKYWPKGLKILRWGTPPGRKPPNFDWPKSSSTRPNINTNSFIFPRKTQRFGY
- the LOC115706066 gene encoding uncharacterized protein LOC115706066 isoform X3, with the protein product MDNQDAAAAAAEPVKAKALRKYPFGAASELGVIKKPLPYPLLIGLPPVNEPAKAPGNYPYDNPFKGVPYRFSRLPPIIEHQPAGSSPGEAAKIIWRSYRRCSGMHLTLADIFIDESIDLDENYEEKNDKGFFPAEYGTRFVPRPFLAMAIFVMKEHSKRMDNEVELKYVVQVNQGRVVNWNLNSFTHYLILMGNDRGTYLAKVWSKFIPKRGLAIWFKMSGPLYMNSRLDSSRRCKYWPKGLKILRWGTPPGRKPPNFDWPKSSSTRPNINTNSFIFPRKTQRFGY
- the LOC115706066 gene encoding uncharacterized protein LOC115706066 isoform X1, whose translation is MDNQDAAAAEPVKAKALRKYPFGAAAAAEPVKAKALRKYPFGAAAELGVIKKPLPINGVPYRKFSRLHPVNEPAKAPGNYPYDNPFKGVPYRFSRLPPIIEHQPAGSSPGEAAKIIWRSYRRCSGMHLTLADIFIDESIDLDENYEEKNDKGFFPAEYGTRFVPRPFLAMAIFVMKEHSKRMDNEVELKYVVQVNQGRVVNWNLNSFTHYLILMGNDRGTYLAKVWSKFIPKRGLAIWFKMSGPLYMNSRLDSSRRCKYWPKGLKILRWGTPPGRKPPNFDWPKSSSTRPNINTNSFIFPRKTQRFGY
- the LOC115706066 gene encoding uncharacterized protein LOC115706066 isoform X2, with the protein product MDNQDAAAAEPVKAKALRKYPFGAAAELGVIKKPLPINGVPYRKFSRLHPVNEPAKAPGNYPYDNPFKGVPYRFSRLPPIIEHQPAGSSPGEAAKIIWRSYRRCSGMHLTLADIFIDESIDLDENYEEKNDKGFFPAEYGTRFVPRPFLAMAIFVMKEHSKRMDNEVELKYVVQVNQGRVVNWNLNSFTHYLILMGNDRGTYLAKVWSKFIPKRGLAIWFKMSGPLYMNSRLDSSRRCKYWPKGLKILRWGTPPGRKPPNFDWPKSSSTRPNINTNSFIFPRKTQRFGY